A single genomic interval of Zingiber officinale cultivar Zhangliang chromosome 4A, Zo_v1.1, whole genome shotgun sequence harbors:
- the LOC121970403 gene encoding biotin carboxyl carrier protein of acetyl-CoA carboxylase 2, chloroplastic-like isoform X1: protein MAAISVPCPKCSAIPRSGLGSRDSRTMASLSASFLKPGPSSIPGSTRFPSLKERNHGHFPILKAVQGTSNCSPLVSTMSVTQLPKSENADLLEESSGQHGMIDTTMSTFMSEVSSLVELVDSKDIAELHLKKDGCEILIRKKEALPQPEIVTSPMMLQSQPIFQPQPSVTPIVSPPLPPVPPTPSKALPAPSANPSTTVSKSSLPALKCPMAGTFYRCPAPGEPPFVKVGDKVQKGQAVCIVEAMKLMNEIEADKSGTVVEILVEDAKPVSVDTPLLIIQP from the exons ATGGCGGCGATCTCTGTTCCGTGCCCTAAGTGCTCTGCAATCCCCCGCAGTGGTTTGGGGAGCCGAGATTCGAGGACGATGGCGAGTCTTTCGGCCTCGTTTCTGAAGCCGGGTCCCTCTTCGATTCCAGGATCTACTCGGTTTCCTTCGTTGAAG GAACGGAATCATGGACATTTCCCTATTTTAAAG GCTGTTCAGGGTACATCAAATTGTTCCCCTTTGGTATCAACAATGTCAGTCACTCAACTTCCAAAGAGTGAAAATGCAGATTTGCTGGAGGAATCTTCTGGTCAACATGGCATGATAGATACCACTATGTCTACTTTTATGTCTGAAGTTTCAAGTCTTGTCGA GCTTGTAGATTCAAAGGATATTGCAGAGTTGCATCTAAAGAAGGATGGATGTGAAATTCTAATAAGGAAAAAAGAAGCCTTACCTCAGCCAGAAATTGTTACTTCCCCCATGATGTTGCAAAGTCAACCCATATTTCAGCCTCAACCATCTGTGACCCCTATTGTCTCTCCACCCCTCCCACCTGTCCCACCCACACCATCTAAAGCACTTCCAGCTCCATCAGCAAATCCTTCAACTACTGTAAGCAAGTCATCTCTTCCAGCTCTCAAATGTCCTATGGCTGGCACATTTTATCGTTGCCCTGCTCCAGGGGAACCTCCATTTGTTAAG GTGGGTGACAAAGTCCAAAAGGGCCAAGCTGTTTGCATCGTTGAGGCTATGAAATTGATGAATGAAATTGAG GCTGATAAATCTGGAACCGTAGTTGAGATACTCGTCGAAGATGCCAAGCCAGTGAGCGTGGACACG CCTCTACTTATCATCCAACCATGA
- the LOC121970400 gene encoding protein SYM1-like — MSGGVLRHVCFGVPNLPLSRFRAFPLRGELPQSPSTRARACVRPHHLAPALSSAAFFASSSWARSGFVNWYLGVLSTRPILTKSLTAAAITVAADLFSQIISSSSFKNLDFVRIIRMAGYGMLISGPSLHFWFNFVSRILPKHDILTTFKKMALGQTIYGPIITGVFFSLNAALQGETVEEIFARLNRDMLPALKSGIMYWPICDFITFKFIPIRLQPLVSNLFTFVWTVYMTYMASLEKATTETILAM; from the exons ATGAGCGGCGGCGTCCTTCGACATGTCTGCTTCGGAGTGCCCAATCTCCCCCTCAGCCGTTTTCGAGCTTTTCCGCTCCGCGGCGAGCTACCGCAGTCCCCGTCGACGCGCGCTAGAGCCTGCGTCCGCCCCCACCACCTGGCACCAGCCTTATCTTCGGCAGCCTTTTTTGcgtcttcttcttgggcccggagTGGGTTCGTAAATTGGTACCTCGGCGTCCTCTCAACCCGCCCTATACTTACGAAAAGCCTCACCGCGGCGGCTATCACCGTTGCCGCTGACCTCTTCTCTCAG ATAATTTCATCCTCCTCATTCAAGAATCTTGATTTTGTAAGAATCATAAGAATGGCTGGCTATGGGATGCTCATTTCGGGACCGTCTTTGCATTTTTGGTTCAATTTCGTTTCCAGAATTCTTCCCAAACATGATATTTTAACTACTTTCAAAAAGATGGCACTTGGACAAACTATATATGGGCCTATAATAACCGGAGTCTTCTTCTCACTAAATGCAGCACTACAAG GTGAAACTGTTGAAGAAATCTTTGCCAGGCTAAATAGAGACATGCTTCCCGCGCTAAAGAGTGGCATCATGTACTGGCCTATATGTGACTTTATCACCTTCAAATTCATCCCTATTCGTCTGCAG CCACTCGTGAGCAATTTATTCACCTTTGTTTGGACCGTCTATATGACATACATGGCAAGCTTGGAGAAGGCAACCACTGAGACAATCTTGGCTATGTGA
- the LOC121970403 gene encoding biotin carboxyl carrier protein of acetyl-CoA carboxylase 2, chloroplastic-like isoform X2, with the protein MAAISVPCPKCSAIPRSGLGSRDSRTMASLSASFLKPGPSSIPGSTRFPSLKERNHGHFPILKGTSNCSPLVSTMSVTQLPKSENADLLEESSGQHGMIDTTMSTFMSEVSSLVELVDSKDIAELHLKKDGCEILIRKKEALPQPEIVTSPMMLQSQPIFQPQPSVTPIVSPPLPPVPPTPSKALPAPSANPSTTVSKSSLPALKCPMAGTFYRCPAPGEPPFVKVGDKVQKGQAVCIVEAMKLMNEIEADKSGTVVEILVEDAKPVSVDTPLLIIQP; encoded by the exons ATGGCGGCGATCTCTGTTCCGTGCCCTAAGTGCTCTGCAATCCCCCGCAGTGGTTTGGGGAGCCGAGATTCGAGGACGATGGCGAGTCTTTCGGCCTCGTTTCTGAAGCCGGGTCCCTCTTCGATTCCAGGATCTACTCGGTTTCCTTCGTTGAAG GAACGGAATCATGGACATTTCCCTATTTTAAAG GGTACATCAAATTGTTCCCCTTTGGTATCAACAATGTCAGTCACTCAACTTCCAAAGAGTGAAAATGCAGATTTGCTGGAGGAATCTTCTGGTCAACATGGCATGATAGATACCACTATGTCTACTTTTATGTCTGAAGTTTCAAGTCTTGTCGA GCTTGTAGATTCAAAGGATATTGCAGAGTTGCATCTAAAGAAGGATGGATGTGAAATTCTAATAAGGAAAAAAGAAGCCTTACCTCAGCCAGAAATTGTTACTTCCCCCATGATGTTGCAAAGTCAACCCATATTTCAGCCTCAACCATCTGTGACCCCTATTGTCTCTCCACCCCTCCCACCTGTCCCACCCACACCATCTAAAGCACTTCCAGCTCCATCAGCAAATCCTTCAACTACTGTAAGCAAGTCATCTCTTCCAGCTCTCAAATGTCCTATGGCTGGCACATTTTATCGTTGCCCTGCTCCAGGGGAACCTCCATTTGTTAAG GTGGGTGACAAAGTCCAAAAGGGCCAAGCTGTTTGCATCGTTGAGGCTATGAAATTGATGAATGAAATTGAG GCTGATAAATCTGGAACCGTAGTTGAGATACTCGTCGAAGATGCCAAGCCAGTGAGCGTGGACACG CCTCTACTTATCATCCAACCATGA
- the LOC121972566 gene encoding uncharacterized protein LOC121972566 — MAFQQKRESFEREEEEEEETLSLSDFPVCSGKDDRTCKPGDNAAEEFEFQISAAGGLLASAADIEMCAADEVFFQGQILPLRPSVSSDSGFLSHGASRRSESLDQYYSSGILGMGFQSTSRSTSSSSSRSSSNGSGMGRSHSSNSHCSNSSSNFYARPSPTPRIRTQRKLNAGRKSASSAPPGWGIFRLGIAKAPEIELHDIMSRRPSNGARGSGVTARKSHAEAPDHSKKEKSSHSKNDEARGAKAVQKKPAAGRGLICRCSPEAVEPVAVLPRKKKEAETRQKASALNGRGDQLRRQQQQGANHQEHASF, encoded by the coding sequence ATGGCTTTCCAGCAGAAAAGAGAGAGCTTTGagcgagaggaagaggaagaggaggagaccTTGTCTCTCTCTGATTTCCCGGTGTGCTCTGGCAAGGATGATCGCACGTGCAAGCCCGGCGACAATGCGGCAGAGGAGTTTGAGTTCCAAATATCAGCTGCCGGCGGACTCCTGGCCAGTGCGGCGGACATAGAGATGTGCGCGGCCGACGAAGTGTTCTTCCAGGGACAAATTCTGCCTCTGCGGCCCTCTGTTAGCTCCGACAGCGGCTTTCTCAGTCACGGGGCGAGCCGGCGGTCGGAGTCCCTGGACCAATACTACTCGTCGGGCATCCTCGGGATGGGGTTTCAGAGCACGAGCCGGAGcaccagcagcagcagcagccggAGCAGCAGCAACGGCAGCGGGATGGGCAGGAGCCATTCGTCGAACAGTCACTGCAGCAATTCGTCAAGTAACTTCTACGCGCGGCCGAGCCCGACGCCACGGATCCGAACCCAAAGAAAATTAAACGCAGGGCGCAAGAGCGCGAGCTCCGCCCCGCCGGGATGGGGAATATTCCGGCTCGGGATCGCCAAAGCCCCTGAGATCGAACTGCACGACATAATGTCTCGGAGGCCGAGCAACGGCGCGCGAGGCAGCGGCGTCACTGCCCGGAAGAGCCACGCGGAGGCACCAGACCACTCGAAGAAGGAAAAATCCAGCCACAGCAAAAACGATGAGGCTCGTGGTGCGAAGGCGGTCCAGAAGAAGCCCGCAGCCGGACGCGGCCTGATCTGCAGGTGCTCGCCTGAAGCGGTGGAGCCGGTCGCCGTGCTgccgaggaagaagaaggaggcggaGACACGCCAAAAAGCGTCAGCATTGAATGGCCGGGGCGATCAACTGCGAAGGCAGCAGCAGCAAGGCGCTAATCATCAGGAACACGCATCTTTTTGA